TCGTTAGGCAAGGAGATGTTGTCCGAATTCATGGGGACCATGATCCTCATCATTTTCGGAGCGGGCAACGTGGCCATGGTGGTGCTCTTCGGCAAGGCGATCAACACCACGTGGACCAACATCACCCTGGGATGGGGGCTCGCCGTGCTCTTCGGCGTGCTGGCCAGCCTGCGCTCTGGTGCGCACATCAATCCGGCCGTGAGCCTGGCCCTGGCCTGCACCGGCCGCTTCCCCTGGCGCAAGGTGCTGCCGTACTCCATCGCCCAGACCGCGGGCGGCTGCGCGGGCGCGGCCATCGTGTTCCTGGACTTCCACGCCAAGTGGCTGCTGGTCGACCCCCAGCTGGCCAGCGCGGGCGTGTTCTGCACCTTTCCGGCCGTGCCCGGCTTCTGGCCCGGCTTCATCGACCAGGTCATCGGCACCGCCGTCCTGCTCTTCGGCGTGCTCTCCATCGGCGACTTCGCCTCCAAGAACAACGCGGGCTGGCTGGGACCCTTCGCCGTGGCCGCGCTGGTCATGGTCATCGGCATGGCCCTGGGCGCCATGAACGGCTACGCCATCAACCCGGCCCGCGACTTCGGTCCCCGCTTCTTCACCCTGATGGCGGGCTTCTCCACGCCCAACCTCATGGACCCGAGCGTGGTGCTGGTGCCCATCCTCGGCCCCCTGGTCGGCGGCCCCCTGGGCGCGTTCATCTACGACCGCACCACCGGCATGCTCAACAAGGCCTAGAAGACCCAACCAACCCGCAAGGCCCAACCGGGACACAGCCCTGGAGGATCATGATGAGCAAGTACGTTCTGTCTCTCGACCAAG
The DNA window shown above is from Fundidesulfovibrio terrae and carries:
- a CDS encoding MIP/aquaporin family protein, translated to MSESSLGKEMLSEFMGTMILIIFGAGNVAMVVLFGKAINTTWTNITLGWGLAVLFGVLASLRSGAHINPAVSLALACTGRFPWRKVLPYSIAQTAGGCAGAAIVFLDFHAKWLLVDPQLASAGVFCTFPAVPGFWPGFIDQVIGTAVLLFGVLSIGDFASKNNAGWLGPFAVAALVMVIGMALGAMNGYAINPARDFGPRFFTLMAGFSTPNLMDPSVVLVPILGPLVGGPLGAFIYDRTTGMLNKA